A genomic stretch from Leptotrichia sp. HSP-536 includes:
- the ftsZ gene encoding cell division protein FtsZ: MDNFSNAAKLKVVGVGGAGGNAINDMIESNIETVDFIAINTDQQDLDRSKAPVKVLLGRGMGAGADPEKGRIAAKESEEKIKEVLEGTDMLFITAGMGGGTGTGASPIIAEVAKAMGILTVAIVTKPFSFEGPLKKNNAAAGIDNLRENVDTLIAIPNDRLFEIPGMNISLMNAFKEANGVLKMGIKGISDLITKQGIVNLDFADIKSIMQNSGIAMLGFGEANGDEKAKSATAQALNSPLLEKSIEGARKILINVTAGPDIGLQEIQEVAQTIAEKAGHDKANLLWGYIMEPELEGTISVSLVATDFQEEFLTGNDVGSKAIRFAPPKKEKLEVQKKTEGNKEIRHQVQEENDDMEENSDESIMSDFVLPPFFEE; encoded by the coding sequence ATGGATAACTTTAGTAATGCAGCAAAACTAAAAGTAGTAGGCGTAGGTGGAGCTGGTGGAAATGCGATAAATGATATGATTGAAAGTAATATAGAGACTGTTGACTTTATAGCAATTAATACAGATCAGCAGGATTTAGATAGATCGAAAGCTCCAGTAAAAGTACTTTTAGGGCGTGGAATGGGAGCTGGAGCGGATCCTGAAAAAGGGAGGATTGCAGCAAAGGAATCAGAAGAAAAAATAAAAGAAGTGCTAGAAGGAACAGACATGTTGTTTATAACTGCCGGAATGGGTGGTGGAACAGGAACAGGAGCATCTCCAATCATTGCTGAAGTTGCAAAAGCAATGGGAATTTTAACTGTAGCCATTGTAACAAAGCCATTTAGTTTTGAAGGGCCTTTGAAGAAAAATAACGCCGCAGCTGGAATTGATAATTTAAGAGAAAATGTAGATACATTAATTGCTATACCAAATGACAGACTTTTTGAAATACCTGGAATGAATATTTCCCTAATGAATGCTTTTAAAGAAGCAAATGGTGTTTTAAAAATGGGAATAAAAGGAATTTCTGACTTGATTACAAAACAAGGAATTGTAAATCTGGATTTCGCAGATATAAAATCTATTATGCAAAATTCGGGGATTGCAATGTTGGGATTTGGAGAAGCAAACGGAGATGAAAAAGCCAAAAGTGCAACTGCTCAGGCATTGAACAGTCCGCTGCTGGAAAAATCTATCGAAGGTGCAAGGAAAATTTTAATAAATGTTACAGCTGGACCAGATATTGGATTGCAGGAAATACAGGAAGTTGCTCAAACAATTGCAGAGAAAGCTGGACACGACAAAGCTAATTTGCTATGGGGATATATTATGGAACCTGAATTAGAAGGAACTATAAGTGTATCATTGGTAGCAACAGATTTTCAAGAAGAATTTTTAACTGGAAATGATGTAGGTTCAAAGGCAATTAGATTTGCACCTCCAAAGAAAGAAAAACTAGAAGTACAAAAAAAAACTGAAGGAAATAAGGAAATTAGACATCAAGTTCAAGAAGAAAATGACGACATGGAAGAAAATTCAGATGAAAGCATTATGTCAGATTTTGTCTTACCACCATTCTTTGAAGAATAA
- the rpsF gene encoding 30S ribosomal protein S6 has product MRNYEIMFILSTQLTDEEKQAGVAFVENTLTAAGATEVKTEIWGDRKLAYPIQKKENGYYVLTTFQADGTKFTEIETKLNINESILKYMIVKND; this is encoded by the coding sequence ATGAGAAATTACGAAATCATGTTTATTTTGTCTACGCAATTGACAGATGAAGAAAAACAAGCTGGAGTTGCATTTGTAGAAAATACATTGACAGCTGCTGGAGCAACTGAAGTTAAGACAGAAATCTGGGGAGATAGAAAATTAGCTTATCCAATTCAAAAAAAAGAAAATGGATACTATGTTTTAACAACATTCCAAGCAGATGGAACTAAATTTACTGAAATTGAAACAAAATTAAATATTAATGAATCAATTTTAAAATATATGATTGTTAAAAATGACTAA
- a CDS encoding single-stranded DNA-binding protein produces the protein MNVVILMGRMTRDPELKYTSGGKAFANFSLAVQKTKDEVEFIDCTVWEKTAETIAEYFRKGNRILVQGRLSVSSYEQNGEKRRMTRVVVNSFEFVESAGNSSNSGGYQQHQPFKNNNSKPPVQNETFENDNDDMDDDEEFPF, from the coding sequence ATGAACGTAGTAATACTAATGGGAAGAATGACAAGAGATCCTGAGTTGAAATATACTTCAGGAGGAAAGGCATTTGCAAATTTTTCATTAGCTGTGCAGAAAACAAAAGATGAAGTGGAATTTATTGACTGTACTGTGTGGGAAAAAACGGCTGAAACGATTGCTGAATATTTTAGAAAAGGTAACAGAATTCTTGTACAGGGACGTTTGAGCGTAAGCAGTTACGAACAGAATGGTGAAAAAAGAAGAATGACAAGAGTTGTTGTAAACAGCTTTGAATTTGTTGAAAGTGCAGGAAATTCTTCAAATAGTGGAGGATACCAACAACACCAGCCTTTTAAAAATAATAACAGTAAACCGCCAGTACAAAATGAAACTTTTGAAAATGATAATGATGATATGGATGACGATGAAGAGTTTCCATTTTAA
- the rpsR gene encoding 30S ribosomal protein S18 gives MRAKPVTEFKRRKRRPKVKFKVEDINYKNVELLKNFMNDKGKISPARVTGLEAKVQRKIAKAIKRARQIALMPYTKIEK, from the coding sequence ATGAGAGCTAAACCAGTTACAGAATTTAAAAGAAGAAAAAGAAGACCAAAAGTTAAATTTAAAGTAGAAGATATTAATTATAAAAATGTTGAATTATTAAAAAATTTTATGAACGATAAAGGAAAAATATCTCCAGCAAGAGTAACAGGACTTGAAGCAAAAGTTCAAAGAAAAATTGCTAAAGCAATTAAAAGAGCTAGACAAATCGCTTTAATGCCTTATACAAAAATTGAAAAATAA
- a CDS encoding lipoprotein gives MLNKRMAVFFLSCFLFIISCNEKENGAGKKNSENLQNKTTQENIFSNNSIEKIIETFSKKSRENRVRIGNFDKLVYENKNYYYARINSKNDAIYALDYSGISATSIFLKVGKVDGANLGIIENMVVNLIQVSDEKIKDSEARVIYAKILSNLGEKELSGLLTYANKITYGVRIDPETSEFIFFAKESENENNITSIQQFKLENEEGKKANFELLANSKKNKK, from the coding sequence ATGTTAAATAAGAGAATGGCAGTATTTTTTCTTTCTTGTTTTCTTTTTATAATAAGTTGCAATGAAAAGGAAAATGGAGCTGGAAAGAAAAATTCCGAAAATTTACAAAATAAGACTACACAAGAAAATATTTTTTCAAATAATTCAATCGAAAAAATAATTGAAACTTTTTCAAAAAAATCTAGAGAAAATAGAGTAAGGATTGGAAATTTTGATAAGCTGGTTTATGAAAATAAAAATTATTATTATGCCAGAATAAATTCAAAAAATGATGCTATTTATGCACTTGATTACAGTGGAATAAGTGCTACGAGCATATTTTTGAAGGTTGGAAAAGTAGATGGGGCAAATTTAGGAATAATAGAAAATATGGTTGTAAATTTAATACAGGTTTCTGATGAAAAAATTAAGGATTCTGAAGCTAGAGTAATTTACGCAAAAATTTTATCAAACTTGGGTGAAAAAGAATTGTCAGGATTGTTGACATATGCAAATAAGATAACTTACGGTGTAAGAATTGATCCTGAGACAAGTGAATTTATATTTTTTGCCAAAGAATCAGAAAATGAGAATAATATAACAAGTATTCAACAATTTAAATTGGAAAATGAAGAAGGTAAAAAAGCAAATTTTGAACTATTAGCAAATTCTAAAAAAAATAAAAAATAA
- a CDS encoding DUF937 domain-containing protein: MNLEALFGLLQGQDLGKLTEQIGGSSTQVKNGVAAALPAILAAVNKNANNSEKAEGLNNALNQHDGSVLNNLGSYLQNPDLKDGAGILGHLFGNNTQNVANAVSQSSGLDTQGSMKILETLAPLVLGALGQQKKENNLDAQGIGNLTSNLASNFTGAGGIISTVTNMLDANKDGNLVDDVMGLVGKFLGGKK; this comes from the coding sequence ATGAATTTAGAAGCATTATTTGGACTTTTACAAGGACAGGATTTAGGTAAATTAACAGAACAAATAGGAGGAAGCAGCACACAAGTAAAAAATGGAGTAGCAGCAGCTTTACCTGCAATATTAGCGGCAGTTAATAAAAATGCAAATAATAGTGAAAAAGCGGAAGGGTTGAACAATGCGTTAAATCAGCATGACGGTTCAGTATTAAATAATCTTGGAAGTTATTTGCAAAATCCTGATTTAAAGGATGGAGCAGGAATTTTAGGGCATTTATTTGGAAATAATACGCAAAATGTAGCAAATGCCGTTTCCCAATCAAGCGGACTTGATACCCAAGGTAGCATGAAAATATTAGAAACTTTAGCTCCACTTGTATTAGGTGCATTGGGACAGCAAAAAAAGGAAAATAATCTAGATGCACAAGGAATTGGAAATTTGACATCAAACCTTGCATCAAACTTTACTGGAGCAGGTGGAATTATAAGTACAGTTACAAATATGCTAGATGCAAATAAAGATGGAAATCTCGTAGATGATGTAATGGGATTAGTTGGGAAATTTTTGGGCGGTAAAAAATAA
- the crcB gene encoding fluoride efflux transporter CrcB, with the protein MKFLMIGIGGGIGAILRYLISVVPLKVSFPVQTFVTNVLGAILIGVVVEMVAGKEISENWNLFLKVGICGGFTTFSTFSLETYNLIEKGNTGIALGYAILSVVLSVIGVFAGRGIVKMI; encoded by the coding sequence ATGAAATTTTTGATGATTGGAATTGGTGGGGGAATTGGGGCGATTCTTAGATATTTGATTAGTGTTGTGCCTTTGAAAGTGAGTTTTCCTGTACAGACTTTTGTTACGAATGTGTTGGGAGCAATTTTGATTGGGGTTGTTGTTGAGATGGTGGCTGGAAAGGAGATTTCAGAGAATTGGAATTTATTTTTGAAAGTGGGGATTTGTGGTGGATTTACTACGTTTTCTACATTTTCGCTGGAAACGTATAATTTGATTGAGAAGGGAAATACTGGGATTGCTTTGGGGTATGCAATTTTAAGTGTTGTGCTGTCAGTTATTGGGGTTTTTGCAGGAAGAGGAATTGTTAAGATGATTTAA
- a CDS encoding MFS transporter: protein MDREHSIENTKKYAILEVMFFNGYSVGMQSFVLLSLAIYFNMSSFFISIVSSLPTAGYLLQIFTKRVNILLGSRKKTMVIAATVSRLVICVMPFAVFFDIRRQEVYFAVMFIYALVSPFSNNVWTTVMTKIVDKRERGKYFGKRNLFSSLSTVVYTLFYGYVLSMPDRKNAMLILTIAMSLSAIGSAIFMCLHYVPDSESDMKKVSIKTAFKNKNFVIYLKFASVWLFTWEFLKPMTEYYRIKVLGVNTMFISQMGVLTAVLSSVLYLVYGKLSDKYGNKTMLRMGIFFTTYYVLTYFSMTQDNKMSMLFAAAVIDAIGFTAITLSLLNLMMEVSGEPADSYVGAYAMVSGLSAILAGLFGGILGKFINNGVIYILGEQFYTIRFAFVIGFILRLFSLLELTRVYSFEKTFVYAGGSSRIKSMFSKIMFSGSRYVIHSNKGKNEDSDEKENDVSGEENVNGKFNESKEEL from the coding sequence ATGGATAGAGAACATTCAATAGAAAATACAAAAAAATATGCGATACTGGAGGTTATGTTCTTTAACGGTTATTCAGTAGGGATGCAAAGTTTTGTACTTCTAAGTTTAGCAATTTATTTTAATATGAGTTCTTTTTTTATATCAATTGTATCATCTCTGCCAACAGCAGGATATTTGCTGCAAATATTTACTAAGCGGGTAAATATCTTGCTTGGAAGCAGGAAAAAGACGATGGTGATAGCGGCGACTGTTTCAAGACTGGTTATTTGTGTGATGCCTTTTGCTGTTTTTTTTGATATAAGAAGGCAGGAAGTGTATTTTGCAGTAATGTTTATTTATGCTCTTGTTTCACCTTTTTCAAATAATGTCTGGACGACTGTAATGACTAAGATTGTTGATAAAAGGGAAAGAGGAAAATATTTTGGGAAACGTAATTTGTTTTCATCGTTGTCCACTGTAGTTTACACTTTGTTTTACGGATATGTCTTGTCAATGCCAGACAGGAAAAATGCAATGCTTATCTTGACAATAGCAATGTCGCTTTCGGCAATAGGCTCGGCGATATTTATGTGTCTTCATTATGTACCTGATTCAGAAAGTGATATGAAAAAAGTGAGCATAAAGACAGCATTTAAAAATAAAAATTTTGTCATTTATTTAAAATTTGCTTCCGTGTGGCTGTTTACATGGGAATTTCTAAAGCCAATGACAGAATATTACAGAATAAAAGTGCTTGGTGTAAATACAATGTTCATTTCCCAAATGGGAGTTCTAACAGCGGTATTGTCAAGCGTACTTTATCTAGTTTATGGAAAATTGTCTGATAAATACGGAAACAAGACAATGTTAAGAATGGGAATATTTTTTACAACATATTACGTACTTACCTATTTTTCAATGACTCAGGATAATAAAATGTCAATGCTTTTTGCAGCCGCAGTAATTGATGCGATAGGATTTACAGCGATAACATTAAGTTTATTGAATCTGATGATGGAAGTTTCAGGCGAGCCTGCTGATTCTTATGTGGGAGCTTATGCGATGGTTTCGGGACTTTCGGCAATATTGGCAGGATTATTTGGTGGAATACTGGGGAAATTTATAAATAATGGGGTAATTTATATTTTGGGGGAACAATTTTACACAATAAGGTTTGCTTTTGTTATAGGATTTATTTTAAGATTGTTTTCATTGTTGGAATTGACGAGAGTTTATTCGTTTGAGAAAACATTTGTGTACGCTGGGGGAAGCAGCCGTATAAAAAGCATGTTTTCAAAAATAATGTTTTCAGGCTCAAGATACGTTATTCATTCTAATAAAGGGAAAAATGAGGATTCTGATGAGAAGGAGAATGATGTAAGCGGAGAAGAGAATGTCAATGGTAAATTTAATGAAAGTAAGGAAGAACTGTAA
- a CDS encoding transposase, translating to MKKILEKIGKDELLEYWRLSKGRFDAGNFVGINGEFAIFTSISPYGKNDGFRFIKINDLKKFGKNTEYLELMKEKIEERKSSDRKIIELEKNKFFKELFKYFKKNKIKLRLFYEDDYQREGYLVKESKEILHFQWCDEGDRESEEFIRKSEMKSIEIGKNVVKDIVVKDDKIQKNKIVIARNDIQGSVIFQDENYTLIYENDLFWADCKFIIIKTLDIWEITEKVYRIETENISLEEILPDISNMEIKEILKKCFENKILVHFEYEKSYFEKFGIIEKFENDRLILREIDKGSGIFVSKSEILIEDISFLLVRNYRVLGIVG from the coding sequence ATGAAAAAGATTTTAGAAAAAATTGGGAAAGATGAGTTGTTGGAATATTGGCGTTTGTCTAAAGGGAGATTTGATGCTGGGAATTTTGTAGGAATTAATGGTGAATTTGCTATTTTTACATCAATCAGTCCGTATGGGAAAAATGACGGGTTTAGATTTATAAAGATAAATGATTTGAAAAAATTTGGGAAAAATACGGAATATTTGGAATTAATGAAGGAAAAAATAGAAGAAAGAAAATCTAGTGATAGAAAAATTATTGAACTTGAAAAAAATAAATTTTTTAAGGAATTGTTTAAATATTTCAAAAAGAATAAAATTAAATTAAGATTATTTTATGAAGATGACTATCAGAGAGAAGGATATTTAGTAAAAGAATCAAAAGAAATTTTACACTTTCAATGGTGTGATGAGGGTGATAGGGAATCAGAAGAATTTATAAGAAAAAGTGAAATGAAAAGTATAGAGATAGGGAAAAATGTTGTTAAAGATATTGTCGTTAAAGATGATAAAATTCAGAAAAATAAAATTGTAATAGCGAGAAATGATATTCAAGGAAGTGTTATTTTTCAAGATGAAAATTATACGTTAATTTATGAAAATGATTTGTTTTGGGCAGATTGCAAGTTTATAATAATAAAAACATTAGACATTTGGGAAATTACAGAAAAAGTTTATCGCATAGAAACAGAGAATATATCTTTAGAAGAAATTTTGCCTGATATTTCAAATATGGAAATAAAGGAGATCTTGAAAAAGTGTTTTGAAAATAAAATATTAGTACATTTTGAGTATGAAAAATCATATTTTGAGAAATTTGGGATAATTGAAAAATTTGAGAATGATAGATTAATTTTGCGGGAAATAGATAAGGGAAGTGGAATTTTTGTTTCTAAATCAGAAATATTGATTGAGGATATTTCGTTTTTATTAGTCAGAAATTATAGAGTTTTGGGAATAGTGGGATAA
- a CDS encoding ATP-binding protein — MIKREQYLKEIRKFMDKPIIKVITGMRRSGKSMILKLISKELEEKGINKENIIFINFESLMFAEFANFQKLYSYIIEKSTNLAGKIYILLDEIQEVVSWEKVINSLLVDLDCDIYITGSNANLLSSELATYIAGRYVEIKVFPLSFKEFIDFSKIQNPEKIYSNEEYFEKYLQFGGLPAIHNFNQDKTSIYQYLTDIYNSVLLKDVVARNNIRDIELLERIILYIFDNIGNIFSAKKISDFLKNQGRKLSVETVYNYLKALENAYIISKVKRYDIKGKSILETQEKFYLLDLGLKHSQLGYKANDIAGHLENIIYLELLRRKYNVNIGKLKTKEIDFIAQKEDKKLYIQVTYLLASENTIDREFSPLKNIEDNYPKYVLSMDNLDEYNINGIQRKRIIDFLLDL; from the coding sequence ATGATAAAAAGAGAGCAATATTTAAAAGAAATTAGGAAATTTATGGATAAACCTATAATAAAAGTTATTACTGGTATGCGTAGAAGTGGGAAATCTATGATTTTAAAATTAATATCTAAAGAACTTGAAGAAAAAGGAATTAATAAAGAAAATATTATTTTTATTAATTTTGAGTCTTTAATGTTCGCCGAATTTGCAAATTTTCAAAAATTATATAGCTATATTATTGAAAAATCAACAAATTTAGCTGGTAAAATTTATATTTTACTCGATGAAATTCAAGAAGTTGTTTCTTGGGAAAAAGTGATAAATTCATTGCTAGTTGACTTAGATTGTGATATTTATATCACTGGTTCAAATGCTAATTTATTATCTTCGGAATTGGCTACCTACATCGCAGGAAGATATGTTGAAATAAAGGTTTTTCCTTTATCTTTTAAAGAATTTATAGATTTTTCCAAAATTCAAAATCCAGAAAAAATTTACAGCAATGAAGAATATTTTGAAAAATATTTGCAATTTGGAGGTTTACCTGCCATCCACAATTTTAATCAAGATAAAACTTCAATTTATCAATATTTGACTGATATTTATAATTCTGTCTTGCTAAAAGATGTTGTTGCAAGAAATAATATAAGGGATATTGAACTTTTAGAACGAATAATTTTATATATTTTTGATAATATTGGAAATATTTTTTCTGCCAAAAAAATTTCAGATTTTTTGAAAAATCAAGGTAGAAAATTAAGTGTTGAAACCGTTTATAATTATTTAAAAGCACTTGAGAATGCGTATATAATTTCAAAAGTTAAAAGATATGACATAAAAGGAAAATCCATTTTAGAAACACAAGAAAAATTTTATCTTCTTGACTTAGGTTTAAAACATTCTCAATTAGGATACAAAGCAAACGACATCGCTGGTCATCTTGAAAACATCATCTATTTAGAACTATTAAGAAGAAAATACAATGTAAATATCGGAAAATTAAAAACAAAAGAAATTGATTTCATCGCACAAAAAGAAGATAAAAAATTATATATTCAAGTAACTTATCTTTTAGCTTCAGAAAATACCATTGACCGAGAATTTTCTCCATTAAAAAACATTGAAGACAACTATCCCAAATATGTTCTTTCTATGGATAATTTAGATGAATATAATATAAATGGGATTCAACGAAAACGGATTATTGATTTTTTGTTGGATTTATAA
- a CDS encoding ABC-F family ATP-binding cassette domain-containing protein, which yields MSLVQFNKVYKQFAGEYILKDINFTIEEKDKIGLVGVNGAGKSTIIRMLLGEERIDGNENNLNEFGEIVKSGATKIGYLSQNTEFSDEKNTIYEEMMTIFEEERKIWDEIQKVNMLLGTASEDEMESLINKSAELSSIYEAKNGYEIEYKIKQVLTGLELTGEYENLLLQDLSGGERTRVSLAKLLLSEPDLLILDEPTNHLDLISIEWLEDYLKKYNKAFLLVSHDRIFLDNVCTKIFELENKKLHKYDGNFSSFILQKEMILKGEIKRYEKEQEKIKKMEEYIDRFRAGIKARQAKGRQKILDRIERMEDPVFNPQRMRLKFEAAKMSGENVLKVRNLSKSFDGKKVLNNINFELFRGERVGIIGKNGIGKSTLLKILLDKLPKDTGEIEFGTRLKIGYYDQNHQEFSQESTILQEINNSLDLTEEYLRTLAGGFLFSGDDVQKKISMLSGGERVRVAFLKLYMEKANFLILDEPTNHLDVYSIEVLEDALEDFDGTMLVVSHNRHFLDTVCNTIYCLDENGLTKFKGNYEDYKESLKTAKSASQGTDLETKEEKKLSYQEQKEQSRKIAKLKRDIEKLEKEMEKITEMRENLNAEYEKAGKENNMEKLMEVQEKLDKLEEEEMEKMEEWDVKSGELDKMEL from the coding sequence ATGAGTTTAGTGCAATTTAATAAGGTGTATAAGCAGTTTGCTGGGGAATATATATTGAAGGATATTAATTTTACGATTGAGGAGAAGGATAAGATTGGGCTTGTGGGGGTAAATGGGGCTGGGAAGTCTACGATTATCAGGATGCTTTTGGGGGAAGAGCGGATTGATGGGAATGAGAATAATCTTAACGAGTTTGGGGAAATTGTGAAAAGCGGGGCTACAAAAATTGGGTATTTGTCACAGAATACAGAGTTTTCAGATGAAAAAAATACGATTTACGAGGAAATGATGACTATTTTTGAGGAAGAGAGAAAAATTTGGGACGAGATTCAGAAGGTTAATATGCTTTTGGGAACTGCGAGTGAAGATGAAATGGAAAGCCTGATTAACAAGTCTGCTGAACTTTCCTCTATTTATGAGGCAAAAAATGGATATGAAATTGAATACAAGATTAAGCAGGTGCTTACGGGGCTTGAGCTTACTGGAGAATACGAGAATTTACTATTGCAGGATTTGAGCGGTGGGGAAAGAACACGTGTTTCACTTGCAAAACTGCTTTTGTCTGAACCTGACTTGCTGATTCTGGATGAGCCGACAAATCATCTGGACTTGATTTCAATTGAGTGGCTTGAGGATTATTTGAAAAAGTATAATAAGGCGTTTTTGCTTGTTTCTCACGATAGAATATTTTTGGATAATGTCTGTACGAAAATTTTTGAATTAGAAAATAAAAAATTACATAAGTATGATGGCAACTTTTCATCATTTATTCTTCAAAAGGAGATGATTTTGAAGGGGGAAATCAAGCGATATGAGAAGGAGCAGGAAAAAATTAAGAAAATGGAGGAATATATTGACAGATTTCGGGCTGGAATAAAGGCAAGACAGGCGAAAGGACGGCAAAAAATACTGGATAGAATCGAGAGAATGGAAGATCCTGTATTTAATCCGCAAAGAATGAGGCTAAAATTTGAAGCAGCTAAAATGAGTGGAGAAAATGTGTTGAAAGTTAGAAACTTGTCTAAAAGCTTTGACGGGAAAAAAGTTTTGAATAATATAAATTTTGAGCTTTTTCGTGGAGAAAGAGTTGGAATTATTGGAAAAAACGGAATTGGGAAATCTACACTTTTGAAAATACTTTTGGATAAGTTGCCAAAGGATACAGGGGAAATTGAGTTTGGAACAAGGTTAAAAATCGGATATTATGATCAGAATCATCAGGAATTTTCACAGGAAAGCACAATTTTACAGGAAATAAATAATTCACTTGATTTGACGGAAGAATACTTGCGAACACTTGCAGGCGGATTTTTGTTTTCTGGAGATGATGTGCAGAAAAAAATCAGTATGCTAAGCGGTGGAGAAAGAGTCCGTGTGGCATTTTTGAAACTTTATATGGAAAAAGCCAACTTTTTGATTTTAGATGAACCGACGAACCATCTGGATGTTTATTCCATCGAAGTGCTTGAGGACGCTTTGGAGGATTTTGACGGAACAATGCTAGTCGTTTCTCACAACAGACACTTTTTAGACACAGTCTGCAACACAATTTACTGCCTTGATGAAAACGGACTTACAAAATTCAAAGGAAATTACGAAGACTACAAGGAAAGCCTAAAAACAGCAAAATCAGCTTCTCAAGGAACAGACCTCGAAACGAAGGAAGAGAAAAAACTTTCATATCAGGAGCAGAAGGAACAGTCAAGAAAAATCGCAAAATTGAAACGTGATATTGAAAAACTGGAAAAGGAAATGGAAAAAATCACAGAAATGAGAGAAAACTTGAACGCAGAATACGAAAAAGCTGGAAAAGAAAACAATATGGAAAAACTTATGGAAGTACAGGAAAAGCTGGACAAACTGGAAGAAGAAGAGATGGAAAAGATGGAAGAGTGGGATGTGAAAAGTGGGGAGTTGGATAAAATGGAATTGTAA
- a CDS encoding transposase family protein produces the protein MVPKKSTKKHKLTKEDKKYNSIISRRRIYIEHVNRHIKRFRIMSTRYRNKRRKFALRFSLICAIYNFEL, from the coding sequence TTGGTACCTAAAAAATCGACAAAAAAGCATAAATTAACTAAAGAGGACAAGAAATACAATTCAATTATTTCAAGGCGTAGAATTTACATAGAGCATGTGAACAGGCATATCAAAAGATTTAGGATAATGTCTACACGTTATAGAAACAAGAGAAGAAAATTTGCCCTGAGATTTTCGTTAATTTGTGCAATTTATAATTTTGAACTATAA
- a CDS encoding helix-turn-helix domain-containing protein, giving the protein MINNVERIKKLKEENYQKIFGIKKNTFDKMLKLLNESYRIEHLRGGHPPKLSVLDRLVIMLSYYRDYRTMENIAFEYGVAKSTICECVKWVENILIKSEEFSLPKKGNLSGTLR; this is encoded by the coding sequence ATGATAAACAATGTTGAAAGAATAAAAAAACTTAAAGAAGAAAACTATCAGAAAATTTTTGGCATTAAAAAAAATACCTTTGACAAAATGCTGAAACTTTTGAATGAATCATACAGAATTGAACATTTAAGAGGCGGACATCCGCCAAAACTGTCTGTTCTTGACAGACTCGTAATTATGCTTTCATACTATCGTGACTATAGAACTATGGAAAATATTGCCTTTGAATATGGTGTTGCAAAAAGTACCATCTGTGAGTGCGTTAAATGGGTTGAAAACATCTTGATAAAAAGCGAGGAGTTTTCTTTGCCTAAAAAAGGGAACTTGTCAGGGACACTGAGATAG
- the fic gene encoding protein adenylyltransferase Fic, protein MANNKYSWENESDKILKRLVSQDDEEFLSKKRARDLFDNGILKNIQAGTFEGLKEIHRYLFQECYGTAGKIRKHDIRKGDTVFCRAMYLEDNLKTVSKMPENTFEKIIEKYVEMNIMHPFYEGNGRTTRIWLDQMLIKRLGMCVNWQNINRNDYLSAMKRSVVNDLELKFLLKENLIGDIENRDVFMNGINQSYEYENMRKYDVKELGK, encoded by the coding sequence ATGGCAAATAATAAATACAGCTGGGAAAACGAAAGTGACAAAATTTTAAAAAGGTTAGTTTCACAAGATGATGAAGAATTTTTGAGTAAAAAACGGGCAAGAGACTTGTTTGACAATGGGATATTGAAAAATATTCAAGCGGGAACTTTTGAAGGCTTGAAGGAAATACATAGATATTTGTTTCAGGAATGTTATGGAACTGCAGGAAAAATAAGGAAACATGATATTCGGAAAGGCGATACTGTGTTTTGTCGTGCGATGTATCTTGAAGATAATTTAAAGACAGTTTCTAAAATGCCTGAAAATACTTTTGAGAAAATAATTGAAAAATATGTTGAGATGAATATAATGCATCCATTTTATGAGGGAAATGGAAGAACGACTAGGATTTGGCTGGATCAGATGTTGATAAAAAGGCTTGGAATGTGTGTGAATTGGCAAAATATTAATAGAAATGATTATTTATCGGCAATGAAAAGGAGCGTAGTTAATGATTTGGAATTGAAGTTTCTTTTGAAGGAGAATTTGATAGGCGATATTGAGAATAGAGATGTATTTATGAATGGGATTAATCAGTCTTATGAGTATGAAAATATGAGGAAATATGATGTGAAGGAATTGGGAAAATAA